A genomic stretch from Streptomyces sp. QL37 includes:
- a CDS encoding MDR family MFS transporter, translating to MSKEAAPPVGRVDRELLRVAFILVLGTFMATLDATIVSVGIDALTAEFGASVAEIQWVSTAYLLAVVAAVPASGWLADRFGGKRTWLAAVGVFLLGSLLCALAWSATSLIVFRVIQGLGGGLLPATGQALLARVAGPNRTGRVISVVAVVPLLSPVFGPLVGGSILGVAPWPWLFLVNLPIGVAAALLARRHVPTVPPSPRRTPFDLRGAAMLSPGLAVLVYGLTEVADGRTLPATVGVTAGLAMLACFTVHGLRTRATPLVDPRLFTRPPFGAAALALVVLGASVFGTMFLLPLYFQTGRGLSAWEAGLLLAPQGLGAAAGSVLVNRTIDKVAPRTLVVTGIVLILVGTVPFTQLGHGIPDAVIATALAVRGLGMAMVGAPVMNIVYSRIEPEQLPRASGALNLLNTVGGSVGTAALAVVLQSRLSARGHDIASAFADTFWWVLGFCLLAAAGATRLPRTQVRTP from the coding sequence ATGAGCAAGGAGGCGGCGCCTCCCGTGGGGCGGGTGGACCGAGAGCTGCTGCGGGTCGCGTTCATCCTGGTGCTCGGCACCTTCATGGCCACGCTGGACGCCACGATCGTCAGCGTCGGAATCGACGCCCTGACCGCCGAGTTCGGCGCCTCCGTCGCGGAGATCCAGTGGGTCAGCACGGCCTACCTGCTGGCCGTGGTCGCCGCGGTGCCCGCGTCGGGCTGGCTGGCCGACCGCTTCGGCGGCAAACGGACATGGCTCGCCGCCGTGGGCGTCTTCCTGCTCGGCTCGCTTCTGTGCGCGCTGGCCTGGTCGGCGACCAGCCTGATCGTCTTCCGGGTGATCCAGGGCCTCGGTGGCGGGCTGCTGCCCGCCACCGGGCAGGCGTTGCTGGCCCGCGTCGCGGGACCGAACCGCACCGGCCGGGTGATCAGCGTCGTCGCGGTCGTCCCGCTGCTCTCACCGGTCTTCGGCCCGCTCGTCGGCGGCTCCATCCTCGGCGTCGCGCCCTGGCCGTGGCTGTTCCTGGTCAACCTGCCGATCGGGGTGGCCGCCGCCCTGCTCGCCCGCCGACACGTGCCCACGGTGCCGCCGTCGCCGCGTCGGACGCCGTTCGACCTGCGGGGCGCCGCGATGCTCTCGCCCGGCCTGGCCGTGCTGGTCTACGGGCTGACCGAGGTGGCCGACGGCCGAACCCTCCCGGCCACGGTCGGAGTGACGGCGGGCCTCGCGATGCTGGCCTGTTTCACCGTGCACGGGCTACGCACCCGCGCCACACCGCTGGTCGACCCGCGGCTCTTCACCCGGCCGCCCTTCGGTGCGGCCGCCCTCGCGCTGGTGGTACTGGGCGCCTCGGTGTTCGGCACGATGTTCCTGCTCCCGCTGTACTTCCAGACCGGCCGCGGCCTCTCGGCGTGGGAGGCCGGACTGCTCCTGGCCCCCCAGGGGCTGGGCGCGGCCGCCGGTTCGGTCCTGGTCAACCGCACCATCGACAAGGTCGCGCCGCGGACCCTGGTGGTGACCGGAATCGTGCTGATCCTCGTGGGCACCGTCCCGTTCACCCAGCTCGGCCACGGCATCCCGGACGCCGTGATCGCCACGGCGCTCGCGGTCCGCGGCCTCGGGATGGCGATGGTCGGTGCGCCGGTGATGAACATCGTCTACAGCCGGATCGAGCCGGAGCAGCTGCCCCGCGCGTCCGGAGCGCTCAACCTGCTCAACACCGTGGGCGGTTCGGTGGGCACCGCCGCTCTCGCCGTGGTCCTGCAGAGCCGGCTCTCCGCCCGTGGCCACGACATCGCCTCGGCGTTCGCCGACACCTTCTGGTGGGTGCTCGGCTTCTGCCTGCTCGCCGCGGCAGGTGCCACGAGACTGCCCCGTACCCAGGTCAGGACGCCATGA
- a CDS encoding family 16 glycoside hydrolase — protein MHPRLLSRARKRLTTLLVGAFLAGGVWAGHPAAAAPDDIPPQEPGVTLRVFDTQVPLSKLCTLKPGQTPNHDKLMPTVDWSTVDDFGGYADNFVAEVSGYLVVPADGTYSFRLNSDDGSRLTIDDREVIDHDGLHGADPKDGSAQLTAGSHPFRVDYFERGGDQQLTLAWRPPGADDFGVIPSESLSTDAGVVRVTAPGRKECESGADSPGDGLPLADVRPDLDLTDLRPDGFEPQVTGMDWLPDGRLALSTWGGSENVTGEVYLLDHVTGDTTREKVTATKVAEGLREPMGIKYVDGSLYVSQKHELTQLVDTDKDFVTDEYRTVATWPYGGNFHEFAFGLLYRDGYFYVNLSVAIDYGGATTTPQPAQGRGTTYKVSKKTGKIHAIAGGLRTPNGIGWGPGNSIFTTDNQGGWLPASKLVQIKQDRFFNHYTQPTGTFDNRPVTQPVLWLPQNEIANSPSTPLYLTEGRFAGQMLFGDVTYGGLQRGYLEKVKGQYQGAVFRYTQGLEAGVNRITMGPDGAIYAGGLGADGNWGQEGKLKFGLQKLTPNGGNTFDIKEMRAVPGGFDLEYTQPLSEATAAELTSRYQAEQWRYTPTSDYGGPKIAEEQLAVSSATLSEDGRTVRLRLDGLKPDRVVHLRSPRPFASESGETLWSTEAWYTLNALPGKQPPPATLYEAEEARITGTAGIHTDHTGYSGSGFVDRYDTEDQAATTFDVTAPKAGDYDVNLRYSNGPNPFQGTKSLSLHVNGKKLRQTKLPSTGTWDAWSTRTERVRLHAGPNTVSYRFDPGDTGHVNLDLITVRPHGAPVALFDGTTASQAQWQHTDGRTVEWPQAAEQSMEVCCGDIRTKDAYQDFRLRLEFRVPLLPDDVTGQDRGNSGIYLQDRYELQILDSFGDTTLDTNEAGAIYEKRAPDVNAATAPETWQKYDITFRAARFDDSGRKTADARVTVVWNGKKVHDDVAIDGPTGAGAPEGPSAGAIRLQDHGNKVRFRDIRIEPLS, from the coding sequence ATGCATCCACGGCTGTTGTCACGTGCCCGAAAACGGCTCACCACCCTGCTCGTCGGTGCCTTCCTCGCGGGAGGCGTCTGGGCCGGCCACCCGGCCGCCGCCGCGCCCGACGACATCCCGCCCCAGGAACCCGGCGTCACCCTGCGTGTCTTCGACACCCAGGTGCCACTCAGCAAGCTGTGCACGCTCAAGCCGGGCCAGACGCCCAACCACGACAAGCTGATGCCCACCGTGGACTGGTCCACGGTCGACGACTTCGGCGGCTACGCCGACAACTTCGTGGCGGAGGTCTCCGGCTACCTGGTCGTACCGGCAGACGGGACGTACTCCTTCCGGCTCAACAGCGACGACGGCTCCCGGCTGACCATCGACGACCGGGAGGTCATCGACCACGACGGTCTGCACGGTGCCGACCCCAAGGACGGGTCCGCCCAACTCACGGCGGGTTCGCACCCGTTCCGTGTCGACTACTTCGAGCGCGGGGGCGATCAGCAGCTGACCCTGGCGTGGAGGCCGCCGGGTGCGGACGACTTCGGCGTCATTCCGAGCGAGTCCCTGAGCACCGACGCCGGGGTCGTCCGGGTCACCGCGCCGGGCCGCAAGGAGTGCGAATCGGGCGCCGACAGCCCCGGTGACGGACTGCCCCTCGCCGATGTGCGACCCGACCTCGACCTCACCGATCTGCGCCCGGACGGCTTCGAACCGCAGGTCACCGGCATGGACTGGCTGCCCGACGGCCGCCTGGCGCTCTCCACCTGGGGCGGCTCCGAGAACGTGACCGGCGAGGTGTACCTCCTCGACCATGTCACCGGTGACACCACCCGCGAGAAGGTGACGGCGACGAAGGTCGCCGAGGGTCTGCGCGAGCCGATGGGCATCAAGTACGTCGACGGTTCGCTGTACGTCTCGCAGAAGCACGAGCTGACGCAACTCGTCGACACCGACAAGGACTTCGTCACCGACGAGTACCGCACGGTCGCCACCTGGCCGTACGGCGGGAACTTCCACGAGTTCGCGTTCGGACTGCTCTACCGCGACGGCTACTTCTACGTGAACCTCTCCGTCGCCATCGACTACGGCGGTGCGACCACCACTCCGCAGCCGGCGCAGGGCCGCGGCACGACGTACAAGGTCAGCAAGAAGACGGGCAAGATCCATGCGATCGCGGGCGGGCTGCGGACCCCGAACGGCATCGGCTGGGGCCCCGGCAACTCCATCTTCACCACCGACAACCAGGGCGGCTGGCTGCCCGCGTCGAAGCTCGTCCAGATCAAGCAGGACCGCTTCTTCAACCATTACACCCAGCCGACGGGCACGTTCGACAACCGGCCCGTCACACAGCCGGTGCTCTGGCTGCCGCAGAACGAGATCGCCAACTCTCCCAGTACACCGCTGTATCTGACGGAGGGCCGCTTCGCCGGCCAGATGCTGTTCGGCGACGTCACCTACGGCGGGCTCCAGCGCGGCTACCTGGAGAAGGTGAAGGGGCAGTACCAGGGCGCCGTGTTCCGCTACACGCAGGGCCTCGAAGCGGGCGTCAACCGCATCACCATGGGGCCCGACGGCGCCATATACGCGGGCGGTCTCGGCGCCGACGGCAACTGGGGCCAGGAAGGAAAGCTGAAGTTCGGCCTGCAGAAGCTCACACCGAACGGCGGCAACACCTTCGACATCAAGGAGATGCGCGCCGTTCCCGGCGGCTTCGACCTGGAATACACGCAGCCCCTCTCCGAGGCCACCGCGGCGGAGCTGACGTCCCGCTACCAGGCGGAGCAGTGGCGCTACACGCCCACGTCCGACTACGGCGGCCCGAAGATCGCCGAGGAACAGCTCGCCGTGAGCTCGGCGACCCTCTCCGAGGACGGCCGCACCGTCCGGCTGCGTCTCGACGGACTCAAGCCGGACCGCGTCGTACACCTCCGCTCACCGCGCCCCTTCGCCTCCGAGTCCGGCGAGACCCTGTGGAGCACGGAGGCCTGGTACACGCTCAACGCCCTGCCGGGGAAGCAGCCGCCGCCGGCCACGCTGTACGAGGCCGAGGAGGCGCGGATCACCGGCACGGCAGGCATCCACACCGACCACACCGGCTACTCGGGCAGCGGCTTCGTCGACCGCTACGACACCGAGGACCAGGCCGCCACGACCTTCGACGTGACGGCCCCCAAGGCCGGCGACTACGACGTGAACCTGCGCTACTCCAACGGCCCCAACCCCTTCCAGGGCACCAAGTCCCTGTCCCTCCACGTCAACGGGAAGAAACTGCGACAGACGAAACTCCCGTCGACCGGTACCTGGGACGCCTGGTCGACGCGGACCGAGCGGGTACGCCTGCACGCGGGGCCGAACACCGTCTCGTACCGCTTCGACCCGGGTGACACCGGCCATGTCAACCTCGACCTGATCACCGTGCGCCCTCACGGAGCCCCCGTCGCCCTCTTCGACGGGACCACCGCCTCCCAGGCGCAGTGGCAGCACACGGACGGCCGGACGGTCGAATGGCCGCAGGCCGCCGAGCAGTCCATGGAGGTGTGCTGCGGTGACATCCGTACCAAGGACGCCTACCAGGACTTCAGGCTGAGGCTTGAGTTCCGGGTGCCACTCCTGCCGGACGACGTGACGGGCCAGGACCGGGGCAACAGCGGGATCTACCTCCAGGACCGGTACGAGCTGCAGATCCTCGATTCGTTCGGTGACACCACCCTCGACACGAACGAGGCCGGTGCGATCTACGAGAAGAGGGCGCCCGACGTCAACGCGGCCACGGCCCCGGAGACCTGGCAGAAGTACGACATCACCTTCCGCGCCGCGCGTTTCGACGACAGCGGCCGTAAGACCGCCGACGCGCGAGTGACGGTGGTGTGGAACGGCAAGAAGGTCCACGACGACGTCGCGATCGACGGACCGACCGGCGCGGGTGCGCCGGAGGGCCCCTCGGCCGGAGCGATCCGTCTCCAGGACCACGGCAACAAGGTGCGGTTCCGTGACATCCGGATCGAACCGCTGAGCTGA
- a CDS encoding YciI family protein yields the protein MEFLCYHRDRPGSSTLRDELLEEHWSYMDGYAKEMIARGPTLADDGDTPTGSVHVVDLPDPAAARAFAFDEPNYQAGVYRDVLLRRWSNTLGRTMWEYPGGPSGGNRYLVLGLGTGQAADLAVPPCRDELIAYGPLLSDDGDTWLGTAALVRAPDPEAARAVLTPDRYAGVEVHNWQFGGRDS from the coding sequence ATGGAGTTCCTCTGCTACCACCGCGACCGGCCCGGCTCCTCGACGCTGCGCGACGAACTGCTGGAAGAGCACTGGTCCTACATGGACGGGTACGCCAAGGAGATGATCGCCCGGGGCCCGACTCTCGCCGACGACGGCGACACACCCACCGGAAGCGTGCACGTCGTCGACCTGCCCGATCCCGCCGCCGCCCGCGCGTTCGCCTTCGACGAACCGAACTACCAGGCAGGCGTCTACCGGGACGTGCTGCTACGACGCTGGAGCAACACACTGGGACGCACGATGTGGGAGTACCCCGGCGGGCCGTCCGGCGGCAACCGGTACCTGGTGCTCGGGCTCGGCACGGGGCAGGCCGCGGACCTCGCGGTGCCGCCCTGCCGGGACGAGCTGATCGCCTACGGGCCGCTGCTGTCCGACGACGGCGACACCTGGCTGGGCACGGCGGCCCTGGTCCGGGCGCCGGACCCGGAGGCGGCACGCGCCGTCCTGACCCCGGACCGGTACGCAGGCGTCGAGGTGCACAACTGGCAGTTCGGCGGGCGGGACTCCTGA
- a CDS encoding glycoside hydrolase family 2 TIM barrel-domain containing protein yields MPTHSVPRPEYPRPQFVRRDWLNLNGLWQFETDRGDSGLERGLLTRELDGEILVPFPPESELSGIGDTDFLEAVWYRRVLSLPPEWAGRRVLLHFGAVDHDTTVWANGTEVARHRGGFTPFSADLGDIAGSGEDVVVTVRARDPRSGPQARGKQAIKYANHDCNYTRVTGIWQTVWLEPVHEVHLRRSRITPDLAGSAFHLELPLSGNLPGHRVRAVLSDGDGEVCRAEARADLDLAPRLHLPVPKERRREWGPEDPHLYGLRLELTDERGEVLDSVESYAGLRAVGVRGRAVTLNGRPLFQRLVLDQGWYPDGLMTAPTDEALVRDIELAMDAGFNGARLHQKVFEERFLYHADRLGYLVWGEFGDWGCETGGSSGNNQQPDASYVSQWLEAVERDYSHPSIVGWCPLNETYQKLHDRITGLDDVTRAMFLATKALDTTRPVIDASGYAHRVAETDIYDAHNYEQDPETFRQLMAGLAKGEPFVNAYENGAAYSQPYRGQPYFVSEFGGIWWNPEAAAELSGEDRTVSWGYGERVRNEEEFHERFSGLTGVLLRDPAMFGYCYTQLTDVFQEENGVYRFDRSAKLDVERIRAAQSRPAAIEEQGGH; encoded by the coding sequence GTGCCCACTCATTCCGTACCCCGCCCGGAGTACCCGCGACCGCAGTTCGTCCGTCGCGACTGGCTCAACCTGAACGGCCTCTGGCAGTTCGAGACCGACAGAGGCGACAGCGGTCTCGAGCGCGGTCTCCTCACCCGTGAGCTGGACGGGGAGATCCTCGTCCCCTTCCCGCCGGAGTCCGAGCTGTCAGGGATCGGCGACACCGACTTCCTGGAGGCCGTCTGGTACCGGCGGGTGCTCTCGTTGCCCCCCGAGTGGGCGGGACGCCGGGTCCTGCTGCACTTCGGGGCCGTCGACCACGACACGACCGTCTGGGCGAACGGCACCGAGGTCGCACGTCATCGCGGCGGCTTCACCCCGTTCTCCGCCGATCTCGGCGACATCGCGGGCTCCGGGGAGGACGTGGTCGTCACCGTCCGGGCCCGCGACCCCCGCTCGGGCCCGCAGGCCCGTGGCAAGCAGGCGATCAAGTACGCCAACCACGACTGCAACTACACGCGTGTGACCGGCATCTGGCAGACCGTCTGGCTGGAGCCCGTCCACGAGGTGCATCTGAGGCGCTCGCGCATCACCCCGGACCTGGCCGGTTCCGCCTTCCACCTGGAACTCCCGCTGTCCGGCAACCTGCCGGGCCACCGGGTGAGGGCCGTCCTGAGCGACGGGGACGGAGAGGTGTGCCGGGCCGAGGCACGCGCCGACCTCGACCTCGCGCCCCGCCTCCACCTCCCGGTCCCCAAGGAGCGGCGGCGCGAATGGGGTCCGGAGGACCCGCACCTGTACGGCCTCCGGCTCGAACTCACCGACGAGCGGGGAGAGGTGCTCGACTCGGTGGAGAGTTACGCCGGGCTGCGCGCCGTCGGCGTACGGGGCAGGGCGGTCACTCTCAACGGGCGCCCGCTCTTCCAGCGGCTCGTCCTCGACCAGGGCTGGTATCCGGACGGGCTGATGACCGCGCCGACCGACGAGGCGCTGGTCCGCGACATCGAGCTCGCGATGGACGCGGGCTTCAACGGGGCCCGGCTCCACCAGAAGGTCTTCGAGGAGCGCTTCCTGTACCACGCGGACCGTCTCGGATACCTGGTGTGGGGCGAGTTCGGCGACTGGGGCTGCGAGACGGGCGGTTCGTCGGGGAACAACCAGCAGCCCGACGCCTCCTACGTCAGCCAGTGGCTGGAGGCCGTGGAACGCGACTACTCGCACCCCTCGATCGTCGGATGGTGCCCGCTCAACGAGACGTACCAGAAGCTGCACGACCGCATCACCGGGCTCGACGACGTCACCCGGGCCATGTTCCTCGCCACCAAGGCGCTGGACACCACACGACCCGTGATCGACGCGTCCGGCTACGCCCACCGGGTCGCGGAGACCGACATCTACGACGCCCACAACTACGAGCAGGACCCTGAGACCTTCCGGCAGCTGATGGCCGGCCTGGCCAAGGGCGAGCCGTTCGTCAACGCCTACGAGAACGGGGCGGCCTACTCCCAGCCCTACCGGGGGCAGCCGTACTTCGTCAGCGAGTTCGGCGGCATCTGGTGGAACCCCGAGGCCGCGGCCGAGCTGTCGGGTGAGGACCGCACCGTTTCCTGGGGTTACGGCGAGCGGGTGCGCAACGAGGAGGAGTTCCACGAGCGCTTCTCGGGCCTCACGGGCGTGCTGCTCCGGGACCCCGCGATGTTCGGCTACTGCTACACGCAGCTGACCGACGTCTTCCAGGAGGAGAACGGCGTCTACCGCTTCGACCGCTCCGCCAAACTGGACGTGGAGCGCATCCGGGCCGCCCAGTCACGCCCCGCCGCCATCGAGGAGCAGGGCGGCCACTGA
- a CDS encoding carbohydrate ABC transporter permease: MATTATAVRPRRRPSREPAGSPLLLGHGRLPRVLAGTALTVLAAVWLLPFLWAVATSLQSEQDVSKPGLSPFKGAFTLSAYEQILERGNVVLWAANSFLVAGLVTLITVAISTLAAYGFSRGTFRGRRGLMAVTVAAVMVPPQLLVVPLFEQMLMFNLVDTYAAMILPQVVAPMMVFILKRFFDGIPRELEDAARLDGASEVRVFRSVVLPLSRPIVAAVSIFVFIGAWNNFLWPFIVINDPGLMTLPVGLATVKDAFGIQYAQSMASALLAALPLVVVFLLFQRRIVSSVATTGLGGS, from the coding sequence ATGGCCACCACCGCAACCGCCGTGCGACCTCGTCGCCGCCCGTCCAGGGAACCTGCCGGCTCCCCCCTGCTCCTCGGTCACGGCCGGCTGCCGCGCGTCCTGGCCGGTACCGCGCTCACCGTGCTGGCGGCCGTCTGGCTGCTGCCGTTCCTCTGGGCGGTGGCCACCTCCCTCCAGAGCGAGCAGGACGTGTCCAAGCCGGGGCTGTCCCCGTTCAAGGGCGCCTTCACCCTGTCCGCCTACGAGCAGATCCTCGAACGCGGCAACGTGGTCCTCTGGGCGGCGAACAGTTTCCTGGTGGCAGGACTGGTCACGCTGATCACCGTCGCGATCTCCACCCTGGCCGCCTACGGCTTCTCGCGAGGGACCTTCCGGGGCCGCCGCGGACTGATGGCCGTGACCGTCGCGGCCGTCATGGTCCCGCCGCAACTGCTCGTCGTGCCCCTGTTCGAGCAGATGCTGATGTTCAACCTCGTGGACACTTATGCGGCGATGATCCTGCCCCAGGTCGTGGCGCCCATGATGGTGTTCATCCTGAAGCGGTTCTTCGACGGCATACCCCGGGAGCTGGAGGACGCGGCCCGGCTCGACGGGGCGTCCGAGGTGCGCGTCTTCCGGTCGGTCGTGCTGCCGCTCTCCCGGCCGATCGTGGCGGCCGTCTCGATCTTCGTGTTCATCGGCGCGTGGAACAACTTCCTGTGGCCGTTCATCGTCATCAACGATCCCGGCCTGATGACGCTCCCGGTGGGGCTGGCCACCGTCAAGGACGCCTTCGGGATCCAGTACGCCCAGTCCATGGCATCGGCCCTGCTGGCGGCGCTGCCGCTGGTCGTGGTGTTCCTGCTCTTCCAGCGCCGCATCGTCAGCTCGGTCGCCACCACCGGGCTCGGCGGATCCTGA
- a CDS encoding sugar ABC transporter permease, with the protein MPTGERPLSPPPRRGSRRRGPGLLFVLPFAVPFVLFLVWPVVQGVWMSFTDSSLALRDTSFVGFDNYAEAFGDPDVWSSLGNTVLFTALSSIPLVLVALVMALLVHSGLAGQWVWRLSFFVPYLLPVTVVTLIWTWLYQPDIGLGNELLTTLGFEPVGWLSDEAVAMWSVAALTVWWTVGFNFLLYLAALQSLPTTYDEAAALDGAGAWRRLWSVTLPQLRRTTVLVSMLQILASLKVFDQIYILTKGGPNGSTRPILEYVYDVGFTGYRLGYASAVSYVFFALVIVVSLAQLRLFRQED; encoded by the coding sequence GTGCCCACCGGCGAACGGCCCCTCTCCCCGCCGCCCCGACGCGGCTCCCGCCGGCGCGGCCCGGGCCTGCTCTTCGTCCTGCCCTTCGCGGTCCCCTTCGTGCTCTTCCTGGTGTGGCCCGTTGTCCAGGGCGTCTGGATGAGCTTCACCGACAGTTCCCTCGCGCTGCGCGACACGTCGTTCGTCGGATTCGACAACTACGCCGAGGCCTTCGGCGACCCGGACGTCTGGAGCAGTCTCGGCAACACGGTCCTCTTCACCGCGCTCTCCAGCATCCCCCTGGTACTGGTCGCCCTGGTCATGGCGCTCCTGGTGCACAGCGGACTGGCCGGCCAGTGGGTGTGGCGGCTGTCCTTCTTCGTGCCCTACCTGCTGCCGGTGACCGTCGTGACCCTGATCTGGACCTGGCTCTACCAGCCGGACATCGGCCTCGGCAACGAACTGCTCACGACGCTCGGCTTCGAACCGGTCGGCTGGCTGTCCGACGAGGCCGTCGCGATGTGGTCGGTGGCCGCACTCACGGTGTGGTGGACGGTCGGCTTCAACTTCCTGCTCTACCTCGCCGCCCTGCAGTCCCTGCCGACGACGTACGACGAGGCGGCCGCGCTCGACGGCGCCGGCGCCTGGCGCCGCCTGTGGTCCGTCACCCTCCCGCAGCTGCGCAGGACCACCGTGCTGGTCTCGATGCTCCAGATCCTCGCGTCGCTGAAGGTGTTCGACCAGATCTACATCCTCACCAAGGGCGGACCCAACGGCTCGACCCGTCCCATCCTCGAATACGTCTACGACGTCGGGTTCACCGGTTACCGGCTGGGCTACGCCTCCGCGGTCTCCTACGTCTTCTTCGCCCTCGTGATCGTCGTCTCGCTCGCGCAGCTCCGTCTCTTCCGCCAGGAGGACTGA
- a CDS encoding extracellular solute-binding protein: MSFSSSAHEASATPGSGPAPGIGRRRFLRHGTAGAGALLAMSPLAGCSSPASASGASALSVWDLFQGGDGMLMNDMIKAVSQGPEGFRIDRTILDWGPSYYTKLAMSAAGGRASDVAVLHLSRLAGYAPGGLLDPFDLDLLAEFGVTEKDFTPAVWSRTKHQGRVYAIPLDVHPFIVFYDRKAAGQAGLLDAEGELAPMGSPKALLEAGKALADVTGKSGILFGHVTDTAQSWRQFAALYAQTGAAFTLPDGGPAEIDTDAAVQVVSFMQQLFDGRTNPNNLDYNSALAGFLGGRGGMAMLGEWELPTLQKSGIPLGAAPFPQVFGRPAVYTDSHSFVLPHQSDPDPARRREAHRYVARILKQSLTWASAGHIPAYQPVLAEPEYAALKPQSSYADAGDVAVLDPPNWFAGAASNFQNRMCQPLQSALLGNTSAEKAVRQMVREANTLLRQPNPVA; encoded by the coding sequence ATGAGTTTTTCGTCCTCCGCCCATGAGGCCTCGGCCACGCCCGGCTCCGGCCCGGCCCCCGGGATCGGCCGTCGCCGGTTCCTGCGTCACGGAACAGCCGGGGCGGGCGCCCTGCTCGCCATGAGCCCACTGGCCGGGTGCTCCTCACCGGCCTCCGCCTCCGGCGCCTCGGCGCTCAGCGTCTGGGACCTTTTCCAGGGCGGTGACGGCATGCTGATGAACGACATGATCAAGGCCGTCTCCCAGGGGCCCGAGGGCTTCCGGATCGACCGCACGATCCTCGACTGGGGACCGTCGTACTACACCAAGCTCGCCATGTCCGCCGCCGGTGGACGCGCCTCCGACGTGGCGGTCCTGCACCTCTCCCGGCTGGCCGGCTACGCGCCCGGCGGACTGCTGGACCCCTTCGACCTCGATCTGCTGGCCGAGTTCGGCGTCACCGAGAAGGACTTCACACCGGCGGTCTGGTCCCGTACGAAGCATCAGGGGCGGGTCTACGCCATCCCCCTGGACGTGCACCCGTTCATCGTCTTCTACGACCGGAAGGCCGCGGGCCAGGCCGGTCTCCTCGACGCCGAGGGCGAACTCGCCCCCATGGGTTCGCCGAAGGCACTCCTGGAGGCGGGAAAGGCCCTGGCGGACGTCACGGGGAAGTCCGGCATCCTCTTCGGCCATGTCACCGACACCGCACAGAGCTGGCGGCAGTTCGCCGCGCTCTACGCGCAGACCGGCGCCGCCTTCACCCTGCCGGACGGCGGTCCCGCCGAGATCGACACCGACGCGGCGGTACAGGTCGTGTCCTTCATGCAGCAGCTCTTCGACGGCAGGACGAACCCCAACAACCTGGACTACAACAGCGCGCTGGCCGGATTCCTGGGCGGTCGCGGAGGCATGGCCATGCTCGGGGAATGGGAGCTGCCGACGCTCCAGAAGTCCGGGATCCCGCTCGGAGCCGCGCCCTTCCCGCAGGTGTTCGGCCGGCCCGCCGTCTACACCGACTCCCACAGCTTCGTCCTGCCGCACCAGAGCGACCCGGACCCGGCCCGCCGCAGGGAAGCCCACCGGTACGTCGCCCGGATACTCAAGCAGAGCCTGACCTGGGCGAGCGCGGGTCACATCCCGGCGTACCAGCCGGTGCTCGCCGAGCCGGAGTACGCGGCGCTGAAGCCGCAGTCCTCGTACGCCGACGCCGGGGACGTCGCGGTCCTCGATCCGCCGAACTGGTTCGCCGGGGCGGCATCGAACTTCCAGAACCGCATGTGCCAGCCCCTCCAGTCCGCGTTGCTCGGCAACACCTCCGCCGAGAAGGCGGTGCGGCAGATGGTCCGTGAGGCGAACACGCTGCTGCGGCAGCCCAATCCGGTGGCCTGA